TAAAAAGCATTGGTTCCCTTTTCCCAGGTTTACGATTTATCTCAGTGCCTATGACGGCTTGATAAATCCACTCCTTCCCTTGACCTTATATTTAGAAGCTCCATAGATTGCCCCCACAATGGCGAGTATTCCTACTACAATACCTATAAAAGTCTGAATTGCCTTAAACATTGGAAACCTATTTAACTTATTATTCTTGTAATTATGTGATAATTATTGTCCATTGTCAATCGGAAATTATAATTTATTGTTTTAATAATGAATTAATGAATATAGAGCTTAATTTTTTATAATATCATTCAATTGCTCTTTGGGCACGTAGATGACCTGCCACTCAAGCGGTCTCATTTCTTTTTCTGTCAGCTTTTCAATCTCTCTGAGTATTGAAGCATGCTTTCCAAAATCAATCGTGAGGGCCGTATTTTGGCCTGTACGAGGCTTTTCAGGCTCGGCCTCGCCATTACCCTTCTTTTTATTTTATAATTAAGGGGACGCCCTTTATTAATTGTATTAATTACCCTCTCAACAATCTCCCTCTTTAGGATAATATATCAATATTAAAATTTGTCATATTTGTCAAAAACGTCCCTTAATTCCTGCCGCCTGAACCCTTTGATCCACGCCTCTTTTCAGGTTCTCTCATCCCGGCCGCATTCTTTAAGGCGTTGACTTCCGCCTCTTTGAGCGGCCGCATGGCGCCTCGGGCCAGGCGTCCCAATGTCAGGGTGCCGTAGGCGATCCGTTTCAGTTTCATGACCGGGTGGCCCACCTGGGAGCACATCCTTTTGATCTGCCGGTGGCGGCCTTCGGTCAGGGTCATCACAAGCCAGGTCCGGTCCTGGCCGCGTTTGATGATCTCCACTTCCGCCTGGTTGACCGGCCGGTCTCCGAGGGTGATCGTGCCTCCGGCCAGCCGGGCCCGGGTCGCTTCCGAGAGTCTGCCTCTGACTTTAACCCGGTAGGATTTGGGCACATGAAAGCGGGGGTGCATCAGCCGCGCCGACAGGTCGCCGTCGTTGGTCAGGATGAGCAGACCTTCGGCGTCCATGTCCAAACGGCCGATTGGGAAGACGCGTTCCTTGATGTCAGATAAAAACTCGGCAATGGTGGGACGGCCAAAAGGGTCTTTCAGGGTGGTCAGATAGCCAGGGGGCTTGTAAAAAAGGTAGTAAACCGTCTTTTTTTGGGGCCTGATTCGCTTTCCGTCTAGCTCGATGACGTCCTGCTGCGGGTCAGCCTTCTGTCCAAGCCGGGTCACGACCTCTTTATTGACCCTGACGCGGCCGGCCAGGATTAGCTTTTCCGCGTTGCGCCGCGAGGCCACACCGGCTGCGGCTAAGATTTTTTGAAGACGTTCCTTCATCCTGGAGGCATTGCGGCTGCTGGCTGTGATTTAAACAAGGGTGACTTAAAAAAGCGTGGAAAGCCCGATCTAAAAAAGACGCCCCTCCTCATTGTCCAGGCCCAATGAATCCATCTCCTCCAGGGTGGGCAGGGCCTCTAAATCGGGCAGGCCAAATATTTCGAGAAATTTCTTGGTGGTGCCATAAAGAATGGGGCGACCGGGGAGGTCCTTGCGCCCGATAATGCGGATGAGGTCTTTTTCCAGCAGGGTCTTGAGGGTGCCGCCCACGTCAACTCCGCGGATTTTTTCTATTTCGACCCTCAGGGTCGGCTGGCGGTAGGCGATACTAGCCAGGGTTTCCAGGGCGGCGCGAGAGAGACGGGTCGGGGCCTTCTTTTTTAGCTGGAGGATGTAGGAGGAGAGTTCGGCCCGGCTTCTGAACTGGTACCCGCCCGCGACGTAGGTCAGGGTAAAGCCCCGGTTCATCTCCTCATACTCAGCCATGAGCTCATCCAGAACCTTTTGGACTCGGTCCAGGGAAACTCCCTCAGTAACCGCGTTGATTTTTTCAGGAGTAAGGGGGCTGTCGGACACGAAAAGCAGGCCTTCTACGATGGATTTGAACGAGACGCTCATCCAGCCAGGTCCTTTCCAGGCTCTTTATCGAGCGGGTTATCGCTGCCAGGGCTGGATTCATGAGGCCGATCGTCTTCCAGGTCCTGAATCGCAACAGGCGAAGAGTCTTCAGTATAAAGCACCTTGATGTCCCGCGTCACCGGGTTCTGGAAGATATGAAGCAGTCCGAGCCGGGCTAACTCGAGTATGGCAAGAAAGGTGAGCAGGAGCTCGTCCCGGGAACGATCGTCAGTAAAAAGCTCTTCAAACGCGGCTTCCTGGACAGCCTTGAGCAGATGGATGATCTCACTGATCCTCTCCTCGATGCCTTTGGCCTCGAGAACGATGTCCAGGAGGGCCCTGTCCTCGATTCGAGAGATGATGCGGCGGAAGGAGTCCAGAAGATCAAACAGGCTGACCGAGATAAGCTCCTCATCTCCTTCCAGCCCTAACTCCGCCAGGGAGGTCATCCTTGAAAAGACGTCCCGGCCAAGTAGCTCCCGGCCTTCGAGCGCTTCGGCCGCGTCTTTGAATTTCATATGCTCCAGCAGGGGGCGGACGATGGCCATCCGCGGGTCCTCTTCCTCTGCTTCTTCATCTTCATCCACCACAGGCAGAAGCATCCTTGATTTAATCTGGGTCAGGGTGGCCGCCATGAGCAGAAATTCGCCGGCCACCTCGATGTTGAATGTTTCCATGAGCTTCAAATATTCAAGATACTGGGTGGTGATGAGGGCGATAGGGATGTCGTATATGTCCACCTCGTGTTTCTTGATGAGGTGGAGCAGGAGGTCCAGAGGCCCCTCGTATATTTCCAGTTTTACGGACAGGGTCATGCCTTCTCGATTCACCGCTTTCAAAGGTTACAACTGTCCATAGAGCAGCAGGCTGACTAAAAAAGTAATAATCGGAAATATAACCTTACTCACCAGGCCGGAGAAAATCAAGACCAAAAGTATGATGAACCCGTACGGGGTGATACTCTGGTAGCGCATGGCAAGGTCGCGAGGCAGAAGCCCGGTGACGATGTTGCTGCCATCCAGGGGAGGGATGGGCAGGAGGTTGAACACGGCCAGCCCGATGTTGATAACGACCCCGATGCGGGTGATGAGCACGATGGGTATGAGTATCGGGTTAGAAGGATGGCTGAAGGCCAGGTCTTTAAGCAGATGATAGACCAAGGCAAAACAGACAGCCAAACAAATGTTGGCCGCAGGTCCGGCGACAGCTACCCACATCATGTCTCTCTGAGGATGTCTCAACTTGTAAGGGTTGACCGGCACCGGTTTGGCCCAGCCGATCATTTGAGTCATAACAAAGACCAGGGTTCCAAATAAATCAAGGTGTTTGATCGGGTTTAAGGTCAATCTTCCGGCCTGCTGCGCGGTGTCGTCACCCAGCTTAAAAGCCACCCAGCCGTGCGCGACTTCATGAATGGTCACCGCCATCAGGACCGGCACGGCCAGGAGTGAAATTCTGAAAATAAGATCGCTCATTTAAGCCTCTATAGGTTTCTCTGCTTTCTGAAGGGTCAGGACATGCCGTCTCACGAATTCCTTTTCATCGCTCAGGTTTTTTACCTCCTCGTTGAGCCGGGCCTGGTGAAGTTGATCCAGGATTTCCTTGAACTTTGGGCCGGGCTCCAAGCCCATGGCGATGAGGTCCTTGCCGCTGAGTTCGATTTTCACCTCTTTGAGCCTGGTGAAATAACTGGATACAGCCCGGCTCGTCTCCTCCCGGGTCGTTCTGGCCATGAGGAACAGGATGGCCTCGGTGGACAGGGGTTTGAGCAGTTTATACAGCCTGCCGGGTCTGATGTCGCTTCTCTGACGGTGGAGCGATCTCAGGATGCGGTCAATTTCAGGCTTTTCCTGGACCACCAGCTCACGGTCACGCCGGCGCAGGATCAGGCGGTCGCTCAGTTGTGCCAGCTCCTCTTGAGGCCGCCCGTCCAGTAAACCCAGGAAGTAGATCATCCAGGCCTGGTAGTTTTCGCCCAGGTAGGTCAGGTCAAACCAGTGGCAAACCTTTTTTATCCTTGCAAACAGGTCGGCCTTGGCCTTGGTAAACTTCAGGTCCTGGAAGATGAACTTGAGCAGGTCGAACTCGTCCAACCGTTTAATGGCCAGGGCCGGTTCGTCTTCCTGCAGGATATACTTCAGCTCCACGAACAGGCGCTGGGGCGACAGTTTTTGGAAAAAGTCGTATTTGACCGCATTTTCGATCAAGTTTGCCGTGAGCTTGCTGATTTTGAACCCGAAACGCTGTTCAAAGCGAATCGCCCTGAAGACGCGGGTCGGATCCTCAACAAAGCTCAAGTTGTGCAGGACCCGGATGTATCCGTATTTAATATCCTTGACCCCTCTAAAGTAATCAATTAAGCCTCCAAAATGCTGTTCGTTCAGCTTCACGGCCAGGGTGTTGATGGTAAAGTCACGGCGGTACAGGTCCAGCCGCAGGGAGCCGACCTCGACGATGGGCAGGGTGGCCGGCGACTCGTAGTATTCCAGGCGGGCGGTGGCCACGTCAATCTTGAAGTCGTCGGGAAAAATGAGAACGGCGGTGTTGAATTTACGGTGGGAGCGGATCCTGACTCCCGGGTGTTCCGTGGCAAAAACCTTGGCGAAGTTAATGCCATCGCCCTCGACCACGATGTCAATATCAAGGTTGTCCTGTTGGATAAATATGTCCCGGATAAAACCTCCGACCGCGTAAACCGAATATCCCAGGCGGTCCGCTGTCCGGCCCAGGTCAGCCAGAAGGTCTATAATGTTCCGAGGCAGGCGCTCCCGCATCAGATTCTTTATGTTTTTGTTTCGCCCGACATGAGAATTATCCTCATAACCTTCAAACGAAACAGAGGCGTCCGTCTCGCTGGTCAGGATGCGCAGGAGATCGGTTCGGGTGATGACGCCCTGGAGTCGGTTGTCATCAATCACAGGCAGGATACGCTGGTTTTGACCGACGATGAATTGAATGATTTCAGGGAAACTGGCTTCAGGGCCGATGGTGCTGAATTCAGAGGTCATGAATTCACTGACCGGCATGTCAATCAAGCCGTGATGCAGGGCCTTGGAAACGTTCTGCTGCGAGATGAATCCCAGAACCGCGTCCTTTTTATTTACGATCATCAGGACGTTGATATCATAGCGTGTCAAAGTCTCCCGGGCTTCTTCCAGGGTCCCGTCCGGCGGGATGGATATGACCGGAAAGGCCATGATGTCCCTGGCTCTTCTGACCGGTTCCATCTTTGCCTTGATAAGCGCCTGGAGCTTGTCTTCGACCTGGGTCAGGGTCTGGTCTTTAATGCTGGCTGAAGCCGCGGCAGGGTGGCCGCCGCCCCCGAACTCCCGAACTATCTCGGCCACGTCAACCTCGGGCAACCGGCTCCGGGCCACCAGGTAAACGTGGTCCTCCATGCGTGCCAGGGCGAAGAGGATATTGATGTTTTCCATGTCCATGAGCTTATGAACCAGCACGGCAAAGTCGCTGACATAATGATTGGTGGTGACGTGAGCCAGGCTGACTTCCACGCCGTTGATGGTCTGGGCGCGCGTGGAATCAATGAGTTCGTTGAGGATGGAGACCTGTTCAGAGGTCAGTTCCCGGGTGACCATTTCTGAAACCAGGTTCAGATTCGCCCCCAGTTCCAGCAGATAGGCCATGGCGCGGTAATCTCTGGCCGTGGTTGAACCAAAGGTCAGGGAGCCGGTATCCTCGTGAATGCCCAGAGCCATGACCGTGGCTTCGTCAGCAGTGACGCCGATTCCCTTTGCCTTCAGGATCTCGGTTATGATGGTCACCGCCGCACCCACCGGCGCCAGGACTTCGAGGTCCCCTTTCAAATCGTCCGGGCTGTTCGGATGGTGATCATAGATGTGTATTTCCAGGTTTTTATTTTTTAATATTTTCTTTAACGGGCCGATACGGCTGACCTGACGGGTGTCCACCAGGATCAGGCGGCGGACCTGATCGCTTTTGACCTCCTTGAGTTTGACGAAGTTGAAAAGGTAAGCCGTGGACTGAAGGAAGAAGTTGCGCAGGTTCCGCTCCTGAGAGCCAGGAAAGACCATCACCGCCTGGGGGTAGAGCTTCCGCACCGCCAGCATCGAGGCCAGAGCGTCGAAGTCGGCGTTGATGTGCGTGGTAATGACCTGCACCGCCTCCTCAGGCAGGGGCTTGATTTCAGGAATATTAATCTCGCCTGAACTCACGTCCGGACCTCAAGCACGCGGATGATATTTCTGGTGAATTTTTTTCAACCGCTCCCTGGTGACATGCGTGTAAATCTGGGTGGTGGCGATGTCCGTGTGTCCTAACATCAGCTGTACGGCCCGCAGGTCCGCGCCGCGCTCCAAAAGATGCGTGGCAAAGGAATGACGCAGGCTGTGAGGACTGATTTTCTTACGAATCCCGGCCGCGATGGAGTAATCCTTGATCTTGCGCCAGAAGTACTGCCGGGAGAGCCTGGTACCGCGGCGGTTGAGAAAGAGATAGGAGCTTGAGCCGCGTTTCAGCAGTCCGGGTCTGGCATCAGTTAGATAACGGTTGATCCAGTCCCGCGCTTCGTCGCCCAGGGGAATGAGGCGCTCCTTGGCGCCTTTGCCCATGGTTCTGAGGTACCCGGCCTCCAGGTTGAGGTCAACCGTTTTAAGGCTTATCAGCTCGGAAACCCTGAGACCGGTGGCGTAAATCAATTCCAGCATGGCCTTGTCCCGCAGCCCGCTCGGGCCGTTTTGATCGGGCGCGGTCAGCAGGGCTTCCACCTCGTCAAGGGTAATCGTTTGAGGCAGATGCGCCAGGATGCGCGGGGCTTCGAGGTTGCTGGTTGGATCTTGAAGGACCATGTTTTCATTGACCAGGAATTTATAAAAGTTCTTGAGCGCGGAAAGGGCGCGCGCCCGGCTGCGGGGCCCGATCCGGGTCTGGCTCAAGAAAAGCATGTAACCCATGACGAATGACCGGCTGGCCGCTTCGGGCCCGGCCAGGTTTTGCCTTGTCAAATAGTCCAGAAAACGCCGGATGTCCCGGGCGTAAGCCTCCACGGTGTTGAAGGCCAGGCCGCGCTCCACCCTGAGGTGGTCGAGATAAAGGTCCAGGCTGTGATAATATGCCTCTTCCATGGCCTTCACGACAAAAAAGGAGGGCCTTCCCCTCCTTGATGATCCCGAATTAAGTAAACTTTCCTCATCCGCATCCAGATTAAGCATACCAGAGACTCACTTTCCCGTCAAGTTATCGAGTTTGTTGGGGGTGTCTGAATTTGAAAATGCCTGCGCGCGCATTCCCCGCAGTTTGCTGCGCCGCAAAGTGGTTGCTGCGCTGAGTAATGTGGTGCGAAACGCCTATGCTAGTCGTGATATGATTCAACATAATAGTCAGATGGAAAAATGTCAATAGTTAAGTATACTGTCCCCGGAACTCGAAACTATTTGTTAAAGAAGGGGCAAAAGTTATAATCTCCGATATCTCAGATGATAAAGGCGATCTGTTAGCAGAAGATCTTGGTGGAAATGCCGTGTACTTGCACACTGATGTAAGTAAAGAGTCTGATATTAAGGCTGTCGTTGAATATGCTCAAGATAAATTTGGTCGGTTGGACTGCATGTTTAACAACGCTGGTTTTAGTATAATGACCAAACCTATCGATGAAACACCTTTGGAGGAGTTTGATAAATTTGTAAGAGTCCATTTACTTGGGGTTTTTTTAGGTATTAAATACTCAGCCTCAGTTATGAAAACTCAAGGAACCGGAAGTATTATAAATACAGCAAGTGTCGCAGGATTATCCGCCACAGGCGGTCACTACGCTTACATGTCCTGCAAGGCGGCAATTGTTCATTTGAGCCGTACTGTAGCCATGGAATTGGGAGAGCATGGGATCAGAGTAAACAGCATCTGCCCTGGAGTTATTGCTACACCGATATTCACGAATACGCTTGACTTAACACCAAAGCAAGCTGAAAAAGCAATGGTATTCTTTAAATCATGGTTGGCTAAATCTCAACCCATTCAACGCTTCGGGATGCCTGAAGACATTGCAAATGCCGCGCTTTGGCTTGCTAGCGATGAATCCAGTTTCGTCAATGGACACGCTCTAGTCGTTGACGGAGGTTATGTAGGAGGTAAAATGTGGTCGGAACATCAAACCGAGAGAAGCCAGATAGTGGCTGAAATGATGAAGGCTTTAGAAGAATAACTACGGAGTTCCGGAACTCCAATCTCTTACAGGAATAGTTCGGCGATGGCGATACCGGACTCGCCCGCAACGGTGTATAATAGAAAAAGCCGATCCGCCTCCTGATAAATTGTCGGATCGCGAAGCTGGTTGACTGGTCCGTCAATCCACCCCCTCACTGATGGAACAACAGGCTGGTCACTGCCTTCCCAGGGATATTCAGGGCGGAGGACATTGACAGGTTCAGAAGTGACCCATTGTTCCCAATCCTGTGTCATATCAATGGTTGAGAGTAATATACGCTCCGGAGCATCACCGACCCGAGTCCAAAACACATGGAGGTTGTTTTCACAGACCAGCAAGGCAGAATGTCGCATGTCCATGCCGAAGAGATGAGGGCCCCGCTCGAAATCCTTCAGGCCCTCGTGTGAACGATAGAAGACCCCTGGCATGGCCATTCCGTAATACCGTCCCTCATGTCTGAACATCCGAAAATAGGATAAACCGAATGCTTCTGGCATAGCCTTGAAATGAATGCCGTCCTTTGAAACGGCCAGGCGTGATACCTGTCGGGCATAGGCTTCCAAACCGTGGTAATAGAGGCGTATTTCTTTATGCTCTTCCAGCACGTGGGCATCAGGGGAGGCAATATGGGGCTTCACGGCATCCTTCAGCCTATGCACCCGAGCGGTCGGTTTTTCAGGGGGAGTAACGGGGAAAAAGGAATCTTCCAGATTTAAAACCCCAGGTTCATAGGTGCGCCATGGACCCTCCAACCGATCCGAGTAAGCCATACGGATGTATTTCCCTTTGTGTTCTGCAAAATACAGATAGTATCTTCCAAGCGGATCCTCCACCCAGTCGGGTACACGAATAAGAGAATGCCCGCTAATATTTTCACCCATGGATCCGTCCATGTGTGGACGGATGATGGGGTTGCCTTCGAGACGTTGAACACGCATAGATAATTTTCTTTCAAAGTTCAAGTTCCGGGGACAGTATACTTAACTATTTATTTTATCATGTAAAGTGGTTGCTGCGCTGAGTAATGTGGTGCGAAACGCCTATGCTCTTCGTGATATTATTCAACATAATAGTCAGATGGAGAAATGTCAATAATTAAGTATACTCCCCGGAACTCCGGAACTCCATACTCGCCTTGAGGTCCTCACTCACAATTATTGCGGCTTTCACTCACAATTATTGCGGCTTAAGCTCGGTGATGATAGGCCGAAGGATGTCCAGGGCCTTGTCTGCCTCCTCCATCGTGATAGTACAGGGTGGGCAAATCTGCAACCGATTACCGGCAGGCCCCTGGATACGTGTCCAGATACCATTATCAAACAGCTTCTGAAGGAATTCTGCTATCACCTTCTGGCGGACTGGCGCTCTACTCTCTTTATCATTGACGAGTTCAATTGCTTGAAAGACACCCCGGCCCTCCACTAGGCCAACACAAGGAAGCGGCAAGAACTCAGTCTCCAGGCGCTCCTTAATGTGCTTACCCACTTTGGCGGCAT
Above is a window of Deltaproteobacteria bacterium DNA encoding:
- a CDS encoding site-2 protease family protein, with product MSDLIFRISLLAVPVLMAVTIHEVAHGWVAFKLGDDTAQQAGRLTLNPIKHLDLFGTLVFVMTQMIGWAKPVPVNPYKLRHPQRDMMWVAVAGPAANICLAVCFALVYHLLKDLAFSHPSNPILIPIVLITRIGVVINIGLAVFNLLPIPPLDGSNIVTGLLPRDLAMRYQSITPYGFIILLVLIFSGLVSKVIFPIITFLVSLLLYGQL
- a CDS encoding segregation/condensation protein A, producing MTLSVKLEIYEGPLDLLLHLIKKHEVDIYDIPIALITTQYLEYLKLMETFNIEVAGEFLLMAATLTQIKSRMLLPVVDEDEEAEEEDPRMAIVRPLLEHMKFKDAAEALEGRELLGRDVFSRMTSLAELGLEGDEELISVSLFDLLDSFRRIISRIEDRALLDIVLEAKGIEERISEIIHLLKAVQEAAFEELFTDDRSRDELLLTFLAILELARLGLLHIFQNPVTRDIKVLYTEDSSPVAIQDLEDDRPHESSPGSDNPLDKEPGKDLAG
- the xerD gene encoding site-specific tyrosine recombinase XerD, which produces MEEAYYHSLDLYLDHLRVERGLAFNTVEAYARDIRRFLDYLTRQNLAGPEAASRSFVMGYMLFLSQTRIGPRSRARALSALKNFYKFLVNENMVLQDPTSNLEAPRILAHLPQTITLDEVEALLTAPDQNGPSGLRDKAMLELIYATGLRVSELISLKTVDLNLEAGYLRTMGKGAKERLIPLGDEARDWINRYLTDARPGLLKRGSSSYLFLNRRGTRLSRQYFWRKIKDYSIAAGIRKKISPHSLRHSFATHLLERGADLRAVQLMLGHTDIATTQIYTHVTRERLKKIHQKYHPRA
- the scpB gene encoding SMC-Scp complex subunit ScpB codes for the protein MSVSFKSIVEGLLFVSDSPLTPEKINAVTEGVSLDRVQKVLDELMAEYEEMNRGFTLTYVAGGYQFRSRAELSSYILQLKKKAPTRLSRAALETLASIAYRQPTLRVEIEKIRGVDVGGTLKTLLEKDLIRIIGRKDLPGRPILYGTTKKFLEIFGLPDLEALPTLEEMDSLGLDNEEGRLF
- a CDS encoding rRNA pseudouridine synthase translates to MKERLQKILAAAGVASRRNAEKLILAGRVRVNKEVVTRLGQKADPQQDVIELDGKRIRPQKKTVYYLFYKPPGYLTTLKDPFGRPTIAEFLSDIKERVFPIGRLDMDAEGLLILTNDGDLSARLMHPRFHVPKSYRVKVRGRLSEATRARLAGGTITLGDRPVNQAEVEIIKRGQDRTWLVMTLTEGRHRQIKRMCSQVGHPVMKLKRIAYGTLTLGRLARGAMRPLKEAEVNALKNAAGMREPEKRRGSKGSGGRN
- a CDS encoding CBS domain-containing protein; protein product: MPEEAVQVITTHINADFDALASMLAVRKLYPQAVMVFPGSQERNLRNFFLQSTAYLFNFVKLKEVKSDQVRRLILVDTRQVSRIGPLKKILKNKNLEIHIYDHHPNSPDDLKGDLEVLAPVGAAVTIITEILKAKGIGVTADEATVMALGIHEDTGSLTFGSTTARDYRAMAYLLELGANLNLVSEMVTRELTSEQVSILNELIDSTRAQTINGVEVSLAHVTTNHYVSDFAVLVHKLMDMENINILFALARMEDHVYLVARSRLPEVDVAEIVREFGGGGHPAAASASIKDQTLTQVEDKLQALIKAKMEPVRRARDIMAFPVISIPPDGTLEEARETLTRYDINVLMIVNKKDAVLGFISQQNVSKALHHGLIDMPVSEFMTSEFSTIGPEASFPEIIQFIVGQNQRILPVIDDNRLQGVITRTDLLRILTSETDASVSFEGYEDNSHVGRNKNIKNLMRERLPRNIIDLLADLGRTADRLGYSVYAVGGFIRDIFIQQDNLDIDIVVEGDGINFAKVFATEHPGVRIRSHRKFNTAVLIFPDDFKIDVATARLEYYESPATLPIVEVGSLRLDLYRRDFTINTLAVKLNEQHFGGLIDYFRGVKDIKYGYIRVLHNLSFVEDPTRVFRAIRFEQRFGFKISKLTANLIENAVKYDFFQKLSPQRLFVELKYILQEDEPALAIKRLDEFDLLKFIFQDLKFTKAKADLFARIKKVCHWFDLTYLGENYQAWMIYFLGLLDGRPQEELAQLSDRLILRRRDRELVVQEKPEIDRILRSLHRQRSDIRPGRLYKLLKPLSTEAILFLMARTTREETSRAVSSYFTRLKEVKIELSGKDLIAMGLEPGPKFKEILDQLHQARLNEEVKNLSDEKEFVRRHVLTLQKAEKPIEA
- a CDS encoding SDR family oxidoreductase, which gives rise to MISDISDDKGDLLAEDLGGNAVYLHTDVSKESDIKAVVEYAQDKFGRLDCMFNNAGFSIMTKPIDETPLEEFDKFVRVHLLGVFLGIKYSASVMKTQGTGSIINTASVAGLSATGGHYAYMSCKAAIVHLSRTVAMELGEHGIRVNSICPGVIATPIFTNTLDLTPKQAEKAMVFFKSWLAKSQPIQRFGMPEDIANAALWLASDESSFVNGHALVVDGGYVGGKMWSEHQTERSQIVAEMMKALEE